Proteins encoded in a region of the Hymenobacter sp. DG25B genome:
- a CDS encoding energy transducer TonB translates to MLRAVCIALLQSLLFLLLLSCNGPSPVATTLRQESLVQTSDTCSQAAARARQDFQQGMYALHSIEFLPQPNTYLHVLSQSYQIQWRFVDTDTAGSYYGCYDAMMVQQLQSKYGAKFLQEAAQQADSLEQTGHWYRQASFPGGLDRLHQLVWQQVRWTRLPAREGRLFASFRIDTTGRIHDIQIRSGMDTAHDQEVVRVLQKMPRWIPAYGAGKPEVQDYTVPIPFSQAIRRQYMQ, encoded by the coding sequence ATGCTACGCGCTGTTTGCATTGCCCTACTACAGTCACTGCTCTTCCTGCTTTTGTTAAGTTGTAACGGCCCCTCGCCGGTTGCTACTACCCTGCGTCAAGAGTCGCTCGTTCAGACTTCTGATACTTGCTCACAAGCCGCAGCGCGGGCCAGACAGGATTTTCAGCAGGGCATGTATGCGTTGCATTCCATTGAATTTCTGCCGCAGCCGAACACTTATTTGCATGTGCTGAGTCAGTCCTATCAAATCCAGTGGCGGTTTGTAGACACGGACACCGCCGGTAGTTATTATGGCTGCTACGACGCCATGATGGTGCAGCAGCTACAAAGCAAGTACGGCGCGAAATTCTTGCAAGAAGCAGCCCAACAAGCGGATAGTTTAGAGCAGACGGGCCACTGGTATCGCCAGGCCTCCTTTCCAGGAGGCCTTGACCGGTTGCACCAGTTGGTGTGGCAGCAGGTGCGCTGGACTCGCCTTCCTGCCCGGGAAGGGCGCCTATTCGCCTCCTTCCGCATTGATACGACGGGCCGCATTCACGACATCCAGATTCGCAGCGGAATGGATACCGCCCATGATCAGGAAGTCGTGCGCGTCTTACAGAAGATGCCCCGCTGGATTCCAGCCTATGGTGCCGGAAAACCCGAGGTACAAGACTATACGGTACCCATTCCCTTCTCTCAGGCCATCCGCCGTCAGTATATGCAGTAG
- a CDS encoding DUF6252 family protein gives MRLLPLVASLTVLLLLSQCKKHEASPQLPPETTIGAMTFGCKVDGRIFLPKDGAGQLGLYVQYVNLGTEPDGDSYFLNIPAVRWRPSPSEGIHITADSLLVEEGKTYSFKNSKGSAQASYRSSPNTYQKLDQDEGELTITRFDRTQGILSGRFHFVGTNAQTGQQVQVTDGRFDVKF, from the coding sequence ATGCGTCTTCTGCCCTTGGTCGCCAGTTTAACGGTCTTACTCCTGCTCAGTCAGTGTAAAAAACACGAAGCCTCCCCCCAACTGCCTCCGGAAACAACCATCGGCGCCATGACCTTCGGCTGCAAAGTGGACGGGCGCATATTCCTGCCCAAAGACGGAGCTGGACAACTCGGCTTATATGTGCAGTATGTGAATTTAGGCACAGAGCCTGATGGGGACTCCTACTTCTTGAACATTCCCGCCGTTAGATGGCGACCTAGCCCCAGTGAAGGGATTCACATTACCGCTGACAGCTTGCTGGTGGAAGAAGGAAAAACCTACTCATTCAAGAACAGTAAGGGTAGCGCTCAAGCATCCTATCGTAGCTCACCCAATACTTACCAGAAGCTTGACCAAGATGAAGGCGAGCTCACCATTACCCGCTTCGACCGCACCCAAGGCATTCTCTCCGGTCGGTTCCATTTTGTCGGCACCAACGCACAGACGGGCCAACAAGTCCAGGTAACAGACGGGCGCTTCGATGTGAAATTTTGA
- a CDS encoding immunity 26/phosphotriesterase HocA family protein: MTRQRRTIGAVVEINLLNGYYGYGRIVGDASFAIYDLYIPHPLTNLEQIIERPILFIVAVYDDAVTSGRWRKVGSAPLPAMLRTLPLKFIQDALKPESFSLYDPNTGEITPATKETCKGLERASVWEAEHVEERIRDHYAHRPNQYRQEDVAVFE; this comes from the coding sequence ATGACTAGACAAAGAAGAACCATAGGCGCAGTGGTAGAAATCAACCTGTTGAATGGCTACTATGGGTATGGGCGAATCGTAGGGGATGCCAGCTTCGCCATTTATGACCTTTACATTCCGCACCCGCTGACGAATCTGGAGCAGATTATAGAGCGCCCCATTCTCTTTATCGTGGCGGTCTATGATGACGCAGTTACATCCGGCAGATGGCGGAAAGTTGGCAGCGCGCCTTTGCCTGCTATGCTGCGTACGTTACCTCTCAAATTTATACAGGACGCGCTAAAGCCTGAGAGTTTCAGTCTGTATGATCCGAATACAGGGGAAATTACACCAGCTACGAAAGAGACCTGCAAGGGCTTAGAGCGAGCATCAGTGTGGGAGGCAGAACATGTGGAGGAACGCATTCGAGACCACTATGCCCATCGGCCTAATCAGTACCGACAGGAGGATGTAGCGGTTTTTGAATAA
- the traM gene encoding conjugative transposon protein TraM: MSEHNMQPVYPAGDNSTTEPQPAPGPANSPTTPATPRPSVGELARRHWLPLLVGIGLLTAVTLFFYARSLSQEVAQQASPVAATSQNLEPTIAPATPEAAPAPTDVLEQKQAAARQAGAQLPGTVPTPDQLAGGMAVDTVGQAALRRRTALASAERQARAAANRAALPPPDSTEVTAVDAQTGAYRAVRIPVVQTGGRGGGYGADPRWHLRAGARPRTAPDGVPYEQNEDVLDMLDAASPASRISYEQMTGRRYFDRRAALRAGGAAAPDSNGAMAYDAFGTIKAGSYRYAADNGQAQLLPDIFYKAVVNGEQKIRTGSVVLLRLVEDAVISGQTFPKNLVFAGVASVESNHVAIRISRLGPTRVAADIYDYHYLPGLMIDPQKRQPLPAADNPLNDARAIGAQEVGLAIDRSASAANSVVGVGGRVAAAMVGRASTPRQKLRDVRLPDGYPVLITTGATDASAPTANN; this comes from the coding sequence ATGTCCGAGCACAACATGCAGCCGGTGTATCCTGCCGGCGACAACTCCACTACCGAACCGCAGCCCGCGCCCGGTCCTGCTAATTCACCCACTACCCCAGCAACGCCTCGCCCCTCGGTGGGGGAGCTGGCCCGCCGGCACTGGCTTCCGCTGCTCGTCGGCATCGGCCTGCTGACGGCGGTAACGCTGTTTTTCTACGCCCGCTCCCTGTCGCAGGAAGTAGCGCAGCAGGCCAGCCCCGTGGCGGCTACCTCCCAAAATCTGGAGCCCACAATTGCGCCGGCCACGCCCGAAGCAGCCCCGGCGCCTACGGACGTGCTGGAGCAAAAGCAGGCCGCCGCGCGGCAAGCCGGGGCCCAGCTGCCGGGCACCGTTCCCACCCCCGACCAGCTGGCCGGCGGCATGGCCGTCGATACGGTGGGCCAAGCCGCCCTGCGGCGGCGCACGGCTCTGGCCTCGGCTGAGCGGCAGGCCCGGGCCGCCGCCAACCGCGCGGCCCTGCCGCCGCCCGACTCGACGGAGGTGACGGCGGTGGATGCGCAGACCGGTGCCTACCGGGCCGTGCGCATCCCGGTGGTGCAAACCGGGGGCCGAGGAGGCGGCTACGGAGCTGACCCGCGCTGGCACTTACGGGCCGGGGCCCGCCCGCGCACAGCGCCCGATGGGGTGCCCTATGAGCAGAACGAAGACGTGCTGGACATGCTGGACGCGGCTTCCCCGGCCTCCCGCATCTCGTACGAGCAGATGACGGGACGGCGCTACTTCGACCGGCGGGCGGCGTTGCGGGCCGGCGGAGCCGCTGCACCAGATAGTAATGGTGCTATGGCCTATGATGCCTTTGGCACCATCAAGGCGGGCTCCTACCGCTACGCCGCCGACAACGGGCAGGCGCAGCTGCTGCCCGATATTTTCTACAAGGCGGTGGTGAATGGCGAGCAGAAGATTCGCACGGGTTCCGTCGTGCTGCTGCGCCTGGTCGAGGACGCCGTTATCAGCGGGCAGACCTTTCCCAAAAACCTGGTGTTTGCCGGCGTGGCCAGCGTCGAATCCAACCACGTGGCCATCCGCATCAGCCGCCTGGGCCCCACGCGGGTGGCGGCCGACATCTACGACTACCACTACCTGCCCGGGCTCATGATTGACCCGCAAAAGCGCCAGCCCTTGCCGGCCGCCGACAATCCCCTCAACGATGCCCGCGCCATCGGGGCGCAGGAAGTAGGCCTGGCCATTGACCGCTCGGCCTCCGCGGCCAACTCCGTGGTAGGGGTGGGCGGGCGGGTTGCGGCGGCCATGGTGGGCCGGGCCTCCACGCCGCGCCAGAAGCTGCGCGACGTGCGCCTGCCCGACGGCTACCCCGTGCTCATTACCACCGGCGCGACCGATGCCAGCGCGCCGACGGCCAACAACTAA
- a CDS encoding DUF4138 domain-containing protein, which translates to MRFPFSFASCALLALLPGTLLAQTLASTATRPAGVQAPHPANVAPKMQLEIAVSDSSTTYLVFPGPVSLVDVGQAPHYLVKIESNAVFVRARRRNPPPTPILVRYGSRYWMGHLVYTGRPVLQLYDFQDGGALGVSAGGKARNGAGVDDALALDQGQEKRELAEARLAKLATARHADTSGLRTADNDLVLSLANVRNDKDFTYLRLKLRNTTSIDYAVDFTDFELVENSRRKFLGKKKNEARRPLAPAGGAESQTIPARATGYLLYAVPLYAATDRGHLEITLREKFGARVLVLKVPSKVINTAAAI; encoded by the coding sequence ATGCGTTTTCCCTTCTCCTTTGCTTCCTGCGCGCTGCTGGCGCTCCTCCCCGGCACGTTACTAGCGCAGACTCTGGCTTCGACTGCCACCCGTCCTGCTGGGGTGCAGGCCCCGCATCCGGCGAACGTGGCGCCGAAAATGCAGCTGGAAATAGCCGTTTCTGACTCCTCCACGACCTACCTGGTCTTTCCCGGTCCGGTGTCCCTGGTCGACGTGGGGCAGGCCCCGCACTACCTGGTCAAGATTGAGAGCAATGCCGTGTTCGTGCGGGCCAGGCGCCGCAATCCGCCGCCCACGCCCATTCTGGTGCGCTACGGCTCGCGCTACTGGATGGGGCACCTGGTGTACACCGGCCGGCCGGTGCTGCAGCTCTACGACTTTCAGGATGGCGGTGCCCTGGGCGTGAGCGCCGGCGGCAAGGCCCGCAACGGGGCCGGCGTGGATGACGCGCTGGCCCTGGACCAGGGTCAGGAAAAGCGGGAGCTGGCCGAAGCGCGCCTGGCTAAGCTGGCCACCGCCAGGCACGCCGATACCAGCGGGCTGCGCACAGCCGACAACGACCTGGTGCTCTCGCTGGCCAACGTGCGCAACGACAAGGACTTCACTTACCTGCGCCTGAAGCTGCGCAACACCACGAGCATAGATTACGCCGTGGATTTCACCGACTTCGAGCTGGTGGAAAACTCGCGCAGGAAGTTTCTGGGCAAGAAGAAGAACGAGGCCCGCCGGCCCCTGGCGCCCGCAGGCGGGGCCGAAAGCCAGACCATCCCGGCCCGGGCCACGGGCTACCTGCTCTACGCCGTGCCGCTGTATGCGGCCACCGACCGGGGCCACCTCGAAATCACCCTGCGCGAGAAGTTCGGGGCCCGGGTGCTGGTGCTGAAGGTGCCGAGCAAAGTCATCAACACGGCTGCAGCCATTTAA